A genomic segment from Daphnia pulex isolate KAP4 chromosome 5, ASM2113471v1 encodes:
- the LOC124193445 gene encoding NAD kinase-like isoform X5, with protein MDCHKKAISPSNVDQVDNVSLEFSNGLRLGDEEGACLHDATHQCRCKDDKRTRSLNAPSPIQQFGPCGRIMKNSAMVMTIQDPASQRLTWYKPPLTVLVIKKVRDATVLSPFVQLVKWLITEKRMVVFVEHSVLDDPLLSNQPGFNMTRDKLMPFREGKDDLTDKIDFIVCLGGDGTLLYASSLFQQSVPPVMAFHLGSLGFLTPFEFVNFEEQMINVLEGNAALTLRSRLRCIILRKDEATGKPTKAPTSLLVLNEVVIDRGPSPYLSNIDLYLDGKHITSVQGDGLIVSTPTGSTAYAVAAGASMIHPSVPAIMVTPICPHSLSFRPIVVPAGVELKISVSPESRNTAWVSFDGRSRQELKHGDSLRVTTSIYPVPSICAQDQITDWFDSLAECLHWNVRKKQRHLDELSDLTRSHSSSNDTLDSLDRPDALDS; from the exons ATGGACTGTCATAAAAAAGCAATCTCTCCCAGTAATGTGGATCAGGTGGACAATGTGTCACTTGAGTTTTCCAACGGTCTCAGACTTGGTGATGAGGAAGGTGCCTGTCTGCACGATGCCACTCACCAGTGCAGGTGCAAAGATGACAA GAGGACGCGATCGCTGAACGCACCCAGTCCCATCCAGCAGTTCGGACCCTGCGGCAGGATCATGAAGAATTCCGCCATGGTCAT GACGATTCAAGATCCAGCCAGTCAGCGCTTAACTTGGTACAAGCCTCCGTTGACTGTGTTGGTCATCAAAAAAGTTCGCGACGCCACCGTTTTGTCTCCGTTCGTGCAACTAGTCAAATGGCTGATTACG gAGAAACGGATGGTGGTGTTTGTGGAGCACTCGGTGCTGGACGACCCGCTGCTCAGCAACCAACCGGGTTTCAACATGACGCGTGACAAGCTCATGCCGTTCCGCGAGGGCAAGGATGATCTCACCGACAAAATCGACTTTATCGTCTGTCTGGGAGGCGATGGCACTCTGCTCTACGCTAGCTCTCTATTCCAG CAATCGGTGCCTCCGGTGATGGCCTTCCACCTGGGAAGTTTGGGCTTCCTGACGCCCTTCGAATTCGTCAATTTTGAGGAACAGATGATTAACGTACTAGaag GTAATGCGGCGTTGACGCTGCGGAGCCGATTGCGCTGCATCATTCTGCGCAAAGATGAGGCGACGGGCAAACCCACCAAAGCGCCTACCAGTCTCCTCGTTCTCAACGAGGTGGTCATTGACCGTGGGCCGTCTCCTTACCTATCCAACATCGACCTCTACCTCGACGGCAAACACATCACCTCCGTCCAGGGAGATG GTTTGATTGTGTCGACCCCGACGGGCTCGACTGCCTACGCCGTGGCGGCCGGAGCCTCCATGATCCACCCGAGCGTGCCAGCCATTATGGTGACGCCCATTTGCCCGCATTCGCTCTCCTTCCGACCCATCGTCGTCCCGGCTGGTGTTGAACTCAAG ATATCGGTATCTCCGGAGAGTCGCAACACGGCCTGGGTCTCCTTCGACGGACGCAGCCGCCAAGAGCTCAAGCACGGTGATAG TCTGAGGGTTACGACATCCATCTACCCGGTGCCGTCCATTTGCGCCCAGGACCAAATCACCGACTGGTTCGATTCGCTGGCTGAGTGCCTGCACTGGAACGTCCGCAAGAAGCAACGACACCTGGACGAACTTTCCGATCTGACTC GTTCTCACTCGTCGTCCAACGATACCCTCGACTCGTTGGATCGACCAGACGCGCTCGACAGTTAG
- the LOC124193445 gene encoding NAD kinase-like isoform X9 codes for MAEKSKQHLNGKVMGDHPLQKSAVEAIKREAVRRTRSLNAPSPIQQFGPCGRIMKNSAMVMTIQDPASQRLTWYKPPLTVLVIKKVRDATVLSPFVQLVKWLITEKRMVVFVEHSVLDDPLLSNQPGFNMTRDKLMPFREGKDDLTDKIDFIVCLGGDGTLLYASSLFQQSVPPVMAFHLGSLGFLTPFEFVNFEEQMINVLEGNAALTLRSRLRCIILRKDEATGKPTKAPTSLLVLNEVVIDRGPSPYLSNIDLYLDGKHITSVQGDGLIVSTPTGSTAYAVAAGASMIHPSVPAIMVTPICPHSLSFRPIVVPAGVELKVTLHPDARNTAWVSFDGRHHQELNVGDSLRVTTSIYPVPSICAQDQITDWFDSLAECLHWNVRKKQRHLDELSDLTRSHSSSNDTLDSLDRPDALDS; via the exons ATGGCCGAAAAGAGTAAACAGCATCTGAATGGCAAAGTAATGGGGGATCATCCACTTCAGAAATCGGCGGTGGAGGCCATCAAACGCGAAGCTGTTAG GAGGACGCGATCGCTGAACGCACCCAGTCCCATCCAGCAGTTCGGACCCTGCGGCAGGATCATGAAGAATTCCGCCATGGTCAT GACGATTCAAGATCCAGCCAGTCAGCGCTTAACTTGGTACAAGCCTCCGTTGACTGTGTTGGTCATCAAAAAAGTTCGCGACGCCACCGTTTTGTCTCCGTTCGTGCAACTAGTCAAATGGCTGATTACG gAGAAACGGATGGTGGTGTTTGTGGAGCACTCGGTGCTGGACGACCCGCTGCTCAGCAACCAACCGGGTTTCAACATGACGCGTGACAAGCTCATGCCGTTCCGCGAGGGCAAGGATGATCTCACCGACAAAATCGACTTTATCGTCTGTCTGGGAGGCGATGGCACTCTGCTCTACGCTAGCTCTCTATTCCAG CAATCGGTGCCTCCGGTGATGGCCTTCCACCTGGGAAGTTTGGGCTTCCTGACGCCCTTCGAATTCGTCAATTTTGAGGAACAGATGATTAACGTACTAGaag GTAATGCGGCGTTGACGCTGCGGAGCCGATTGCGCTGCATCATTCTGCGCAAAGATGAGGCGACGGGCAAACCCACCAAAGCGCCTACCAGTCTCCTCGTTCTCAACGAGGTGGTCATTGACCGTGGGCCGTCTCCTTACCTATCCAACATCGACCTCTACCTCGACGGCAAACACATCACCTCCGTCCAGGGAGATG GTTTGATTGTGTCGACCCCGACGGGCTCGACTGCCTACGCCGTGGCGGCCGGAGCCTCCATGATCCACCCGAGCGTGCCAGCCATTATGGTGACGCCCATTTGCCCGCATTCGCTCTCCTTCCGACCCATCGTCGTCCCGGCTGGTGTTGAACTCAAG GTGACGCTCCACCCCGATGCTCGCAACACGGCCTGGGTCTCATTCGACGGGAGACATCACCAAGAGTTGAATGTCGGAGATAG TCTGAGGGTTACGACATCCATCTACCCGGTGCCGTCCATTTGCGCCCAGGACCAAATCACCGACTGGTTCGATTCGCTGGCTGAGTGCCTGCACTGGAACGTCCGCAAGAAGCAACGACACCTGGACGAACTTTCCGATCTGACTC GTTCTCACTCGTCGTCCAACGATACCCTCGACTCGTTGGATCGACCAGACGCGCTCGACAGTTAG
- the LOC124193445 gene encoding NAD kinase-like isoform X8, whose translation MAEKSKQHLNGKVMGDHPLQKSAVEAIKREAVRRTRSLNAPSPIQQFGPCGRIMKNSAMVMTIQDPASQRLTWYKPPLTVLVIKKVRDATVLSPFVQLVKWLITEKRMVVFVEHSVLDDPLLSNQPGFNMTRDKLMPFREGKDDLTDKIDFIVCLGGDGTLLYASSLFQQSVPPVMAFHLGSLGFLTPFEFVNFEEQMINVLEGNAALTLRSRLRCIILRKDEATGKPTKAPTSLLVLNEVVIDRGPSPYLSNIDLYLDGKHITSVQGDGLIVSTPTGSTAYAVAAGASMIHPSVPAIMVTPICPHSLSFRPIVVPAGVELKISVSPESRNTAWVSFDGRSRQELKHGDSLRVTTSIYPVPSICAQDQITDWFDSLAECLHWNVRKKQRHLDELSDLTRSHSSSNDTLDSLDRPDALDS comes from the exons ATGGCCGAAAAGAGTAAACAGCATCTGAATGGCAAAGTAATGGGGGATCATCCACTTCAGAAATCGGCGGTGGAGGCCATCAAACGCGAAGCTGTTAG GAGGACGCGATCGCTGAACGCACCCAGTCCCATCCAGCAGTTCGGACCCTGCGGCAGGATCATGAAGAATTCCGCCATGGTCAT GACGATTCAAGATCCAGCCAGTCAGCGCTTAACTTGGTACAAGCCTCCGTTGACTGTGTTGGTCATCAAAAAAGTTCGCGACGCCACCGTTTTGTCTCCGTTCGTGCAACTAGTCAAATGGCTGATTACG gAGAAACGGATGGTGGTGTTTGTGGAGCACTCGGTGCTGGACGACCCGCTGCTCAGCAACCAACCGGGTTTCAACATGACGCGTGACAAGCTCATGCCGTTCCGCGAGGGCAAGGATGATCTCACCGACAAAATCGACTTTATCGTCTGTCTGGGAGGCGATGGCACTCTGCTCTACGCTAGCTCTCTATTCCAG CAATCGGTGCCTCCGGTGATGGCCTTCCACCTGGGAAGTTTGGGCTTCCTGACGCCCTTCGAATTCGTCAATTTTGAGGAACAGATGATTAACGTACTAGaag GTAATGCGGCGTTGACGCTGCGGAGCCGATTGCGCTGCATCATTCTGCGCAAAGATGAGGCGACGGGCAAACCCACCAAAGCGCCTACCAGTCTCCTCGTTCTCAACGAGGTGGTCATTGACCGTGGGCCGTCTCCTTACCTATCCAACATCGACCTCTACCTCGACGGCAAACACATCACCTCCGTCCAGGGAGATG GTTTGATTGTGTCGACCCCGACGGGCTCGACTGCCTACGCCGTGGCGGCCGGAGCCTCCATGATCCACCCGAGCGTGCCAGCCATTATGGTGACGCCCATTTGCCCGCATTCGCTCTCCTTCCGACCCATCGTCGTCCCGGCTGGTGTTGAACTCAAG ATATCGGTATCTCCGGAGAGTCGCAACACGGCCTGGGTCTCCTTCGACGGACGCAGCCGCCAAGAGCTCAAGCACGGTGATAG TCTGAGGGTTACGACATCCATCTACCCGGTGCCGTCCATTTGCGCCCAGGACCAAATCACCGACTGGTTCGATTCGCTGGCTGAGTGCCTGCACTGGAACGTCCGCAAGAAGCAACGACACCTGGACGAACTTTCCGATCTGACTC GTTCTCACTCGTCGTCCAACGATACCCTCGACTCGTTGGATCGACCAGACGCGCTCGACAGTTAG